TCACCGACCGGCACCAGTTCGTCACCTGTCGAGATGATGCCGACGGTCGGGCGCGCCCGAACCGGGACCGAATCGACGCCAAGCGCGGCGAGCAGTCCCGTCTCGCGCGCGGTGAGTCGCGTCCCTGCCGGAAGCGCGCGCTCGCCGGCCGCGATGTCCGCCCCGGCGGGCATGATACCCGACCCCGGCGTCAGGGCGGTCTGCACCAGTCGTCCGTCGTCACCCTCGCTCGTCTGCTCGACCATCACGACGGCGTCGGCTCCCGACGGGACGACCGCGCCGGTCGAAATCTGGACGCACTCACCCGCCCCGACGCTCACGTCCGGCTCCTCGCCGGCGTGGACCGTTCCGACGACGGAGAGCGAGACCGGAGTCGTCTCGCTCGCGCCCGCCGTCTCGCTCGCTCGGAGCGCGTAGCCGTCGACGCTCGCGCGGTCGAATCCGGGCACGTCGAGGGGCGCGTCGAGTCGCTCCCCGAGGACGCGCCCGCGGGCCTCGGCAAGCGGGACCGTCTCGGTGCCGGGGTCGATATCCAGCCCGGCGACGGTGTCGTGAAGCTCGTCCGGCGGGGTGAGCGTCCGGAACTGCTTGCGGTCGCTCACAGCTCCCACCGTTCGACGGTCACCGACTCGCCGGCGTCGTACCCCTCGCTCGCCTCGGGGACGGCGACCCAGCCGTCCGCGCTCGCGACGGTCGACCACCTTGTCGCCGCGCCCGTCGCAACCGGGGTCGCCGTCTCGTCGTCGAGCGTCACTCGGGCGAAGGTCCGCTCTCCCGGCACGGACGCCAGCTTTCCGGTCAGTTGTGCCTCAGTCGTCGGTATCGGCGAGAGCGTCCCTCCGCCCGCTTGTTCGAGTGCCGGCCGTACGAGCTGTGTCGCAGCGACGAGACTCCCGACGACCGTTCCGGGAATCGAGACGACGGGCGTCTCCTCGACGACGCCCAGCGTCGTCGCCCGACCGGGAGCCATCGCGACCCCGTGGACGAGCCGTTCGCCGAGGGTATCGACGACGCCGGGGACGACCGACTCGTCGCCCGCCTCCGTACCGCCGACGGTGACGATGACATCGCGCGTCAGGTCGCGCTGGAGCGCCGGCCGAACCGCGTGTGACTCGGGTTCGACGGGGTCGCGCGCCTCCGGGTGGCCGCCCCATCTGGCGACGAGTCCGGCGAGCGTCCGGCCCGTGGCGGTGACGCGCTCGGGTCGCCCGACCGGGACGACGCCGACCGTCGGCTCGACGTAGCAGGCCACGTTCCCGTGGCCGGCGGTCGCGAGCGTCCCGAGAAGCGCCGGAGTCAGCCGCGTCCCCGCGGGAACGAGCGGGTCGCCGGGCTCGATGTCGCTCCCCACGTCGGCGACGTTTTGCCCCTCGGCGACGGGTGTGGTAACCGAAATCTCGCCGCCAGCAGTCTCGACCGCCCCGTTCGGAACGACCGCCGTCGCACCGTCGGGTAGCGGCTCGCCAGCGGAGACCGGCGTCGCCTCGTCCTCGTCCGGCGGACCGGCGCTCTCGCGCAGCCGGACCGGCGTGCGCTCGCCCGCATCGAGAGTCGCGCTCGCGTGGACGGCGACGCCCGCGGCCGTGGTCCGTGGCTCCGGTGGCGCGGGGTCGCTGGCGTGGGCGTCGCGCGCGAGGACGCGCCCGTCGGCCCGAGCGAGCGGGAGCGTCGCCGTCTCCGTCGGCGCGGGGACGATGTCCGTGAGCGCTCGTCGGGCGTCGACGAGCGAGGTGACGCGCTTGATAGCCGAATCGTGCATACGCACACACGGAGTGGCCGGCAGAAAAGTCGCTCGCGCTAGTCGAGCGTCGCCGCGGTGTCGATACCGTAGATCTCCTTCGGCGTCTCGACGTGCGCTTGGTCCATCGCCGCGTCGTAGCCGGCCTCGCGGAGCCACGTGACGCGCCGCGGGACGGTCTTCGGACCGAGCACCGCACCCGGGCGGTCGGGGTCGTCGATGAAGTCGGTCTCCATGAGGAACGGCTCGCCCGATTCGGCCGCGGCTTCGAGTTCGTCCTTCCGGGCGATGACGCTCGCCGTCGCCCCCTCGATTGGTCCCTCGGAGTAGTGCTTGACGACCCGCTCGGCCGGCAATCCGGCATCTGCGGCCCACTCCGCGATGTCGGGGAACGCGTCGCCACCCTCCGTGTGGAGTTGGACCGCACAGTCCTGTTCGGCCCCGACCGCGAACGCGTGGCGCAGTACCTCGTTCGAGGCTTCCCACACCGCGTCGTCCACGTCGTAGTGTGGCCGCCCGGATTTGATAGCGAGCGCTGTGCCGTCGGCGACGTACTCGCCTGCCACGTCCAGCCCGGTCTGCATCAGGTCACGGGCCGCCTCGGGGTCGTAGCCGCGGTCGAGCAACTGCGAGATGAGTCCGGGATGGACGCCGAGCACGGGCCACGCGCAGCCGGGGAGCTTCTCGCTCGCGCGTTCGGTCACCTCGACCGTGAGGTCGAACGTCTCCCGAAAGCCCGCCTCGCCGTCGACCTCGCCGACGAGGTGCCACGACGGCTTGTTGAGCACGAGCAGGTGGGTGCCGCCGGCGTTGACGAAATCGTCCACCGCGGCGGCCCCCTGTCCGTTCACCGGGTCGAGATGGAGGTGGTTGTCGAGAATCGGCTGCATACTGACGCTTCGGGAGCCGTCGCCGAAAGCACTCCGGGTCAGACGCCGACGATGACGCTCGACACGCCGAGCGTCTCGGCGAGTACCCAGCCGACGAAGGCGAGGTAGGCGACGGCGAGCAGAGACGCCTCCCGACCCGTGAGGGTGAGGTCCGTCCGCAAAAGCGTAAAGAGGAGAATCGTCGCGAGCGTCAACACGCCGAACATCGGCGCGGCGACGGCAAACGAAATCGGGGCGCTCCCGGCGATGAGGACGCCCACCGGAATCGCGACGAGCAAGTCGAAGGTGTTCGACCCGAGGACGTTGCCGAGGCTGGTGATGCCGTCGCCGCCCCGGGCGGCCCGCACGCTGACGAGCGCGTCCGGCAGACTCGTCGCGGCGGCCAGAATCGTCACGCCCGCGAGGAACTCCGGAATCCCGAAGCTGGCGTTCAACACCTCGATTGCGCCCACGAGCGACTCCACGCCGAGCAGAATGAATGCCAACCCGAGCGTCAACAGTCCCCAGCTTCGCCACACGTCGACATCGTCGACGCGGTCGGCCTCGTGGTCGCTCACGTCCTGCCACTGGATGAACAGATACAGTCCGTACAGCGCGAGCGGAATCGCGGCCAGCGGGCGGGTGACCTGACCCCCGAGTCGGCTCACCTCGGTCGGATAGTAGATGACGCCGAGCGCGAAGGTGATGACGAGCGCGGAGACGGCAATCATGTAGAACTGGGCCTCCTTGTAGACGATAGTGCGGTCGGCCGAGACCGGGCCGTCGGCGGCGATGCCTGCGAGCGCCGGAATCACGAGGATGTTGAAGATGGCGGAGCCGACGATAGCGCCGACGCCCATCGAGAAGGAGTCGCCGAGCGCGGTGATGACGACGCTCGCCAGCTCCGGAAAGCTGGAGCCGACGGCGACGACGACCGACCCCTGGACGACCGCCGGCAGTCCGTAGTAGGCGGCGAGTTCGTCCGCGGAGTGCTCGAGCCAGCCGCTTCCCAGCCAGATGACGGCCGTCGTGGCGGCGATGACGAGCACGGCGGCCGGTGGCGTCGCCGGCACGAGTCCGAAGAACATACCGGTCGGTCGTCGCTCGCGGAGAAAAGTCTACTCTGTTCTACCGAGTGTCACGTGCGCGTGTGCCGCGTTCGCGAGCGCGTCCGACCGGCCGTGTTCACCCGGCGCGAGCGCGACCGTCCGGAGTCCGTGGCGGTTTGCCACCTCTACGGCCGGCTTGAAATCCGTGTCGCGCGACACCACGACGACGGTGTCGAGTTGGCCGGTCGCGACGAACTCGGTCATGTCGACGGCGAGCTTCACGTCCACGTCGCCGCTGGTGACCGTCACCTCGAAGCCGCGGGCCTCGGCGGCCCGAATCAGCTCCGGGGGTGCGCCCTCGTCCACGTACAGTCGTTTCACCGCGAGCCGACCCTCTGTGTCCGCCGTGTCGCGAATCTCGTCGAGGTCCACGTCGAACTCCTCGCGGAAGACGTTCGGCCCGTCGACGAAGACGCCGACCCGCGCTTGCTCGTCCATACCGTCGGTTCACGCCGAGCGGGAAACCGCTATCGGTGGCCCCCCAGTCTTTTGAAAGTAGACTTCGAACACCATCGACGCGATGACCGACTCCGACACCGAACACGGTAGTGACGTGGTTGAGACGGAGGACGAACAGGACACCGCTGCGGCGGAAGCCGTCCGCGAGGAGGAACGCGCGGACGACCGCCAAGAGCCGGACTCCGACGTCGAACGCCGCGAGGCGGCAGCAGACCAGGAGAATCCGGACGACCACCGCGACGAGTCGCCACACGAGAGCTGACTCGTCGGGTCTGGCGCGCGGTCGACTGCGCGCCCCTTCTCCGCCGGCGAGCCGCGGGTACGACTACTCGCGGGGAGCAGTCGGACGCTGTGACGGCGCTGTGACGGTTCGCTCGTAGGCCGCCTCCGTCCGGTTTGCACGCCACCGTAGCATGCGCTCGACGTTCCGTAGCCGCGGGTCTTCGACCCGACACTCCTCCGCCGGCGGGCAGACGAGCTGGACGAGCGCCGGGTCGTGTTCCGCGAGCGACCCACAGGCGACGCCGACGGCCTCGCCGACCGAACAGCGCGGCCAGAGCCGTCGTTCGTGGGCAAGAGAGAGCCGAACCGCGCAGGGCGGTCCGGACCGCGACGCGCGTATCTGGACGATGACGCGAGAGCTGTTGTCCATTGAGAGGTACGACTGTGTTGTCGAAACGACTACCTGTTGATAAACGTACCGGCATGCTCTCACACCGGTCGCCGGTCGTATCGCGACCGGGAACCGAACGTATTAACGCTCGCGGCGAAACGGTCGATGTATGCCCCTTCGAACGCCGCCGTTGCGTGCGGTACACGCCGACCGAGGCGCGAAATTCACCGAGTTCGGCGGCTGGGACATGCCCGTCGAGTTCGACGGTATCCAGACGGAACACGCGGCCGTCCGGAGTGCGGCCGGACTGTTCGACGTCTCCCACATGGGTCAAATCGAGGTGTCCGGTCCCGACGCGACGGAACTGATGAATCGGCTCGTGAGCAACGACGTGACCGCCCTCGATGCCGGCGACGCGCAGTACGCCGCTATCACGGCCGAGGACGGGACGATGCTCGACGACACCGTCGTCTATCTGCTCCCCGACGGCGAGACGTATCTGTTCGTCCCGAACGCGGGCGGCGACGACGACATCTTCGACCGCTGGGTCGGCCACCGCGACCGGTGGAACTTCGACGCGACCGTCGAGAACGCGACCGAGGAGTACGCCATGTTCGCGCTCCAGGGTCCCGACGCGGTCGCGGTCGCCGACGACCTCGCGGACGCGGCTCTCGACGGTCTCTCGCGGTTTACGGTGACGGACGCGACGCTCGCCGGAGCCGAGTGTCTCGTCGCCCGGACCGGCTACACCGGCGAGGACGGCGTCGAACTCCTGGCTTCACAGACGGACGCCGAGACCGTCTGGAACGCCATCGCCGACACCGGTGAGGGGACGGTCCAGCCGTGTGGACTCGGGGCGCGTGACACACTCCGCATCGAGGCGGGGTTCCTGCTCGCGGGTCAGGATTTCCACCCCGAGACGAATCCGCGCACGCCGTTCGAGGCGGGCATCGACTTCGCGGTCGACTTGGACACCGAGTTCGTCGGCCGGGATGCACTCGCCGAGGCGACCGACCCCGACGAGCGATTCACCGGCTTCACGCTCACCGAGCGAGGCGTACCGCGGCACGGCTACGACATCGTCAACACCGACAACCACGTCGTCGGCACGGTCACCTCGGGCACGATGAGCCCGACGCTCGGCGAGCCGCTCGGGATGGGGTACCTCCCGACCGAGTACGCCGGCCCGGGGACGAACCTGCGGGTGGTCGTCCGCGGTAGCCAGAAGGACGCCCGCGTCCAGCAGCTTCCATTCTACAAACCATGAGCTTCGACATCGACACCGACTGTCGCTATCTGGAATCACACGAGTGGGTCCGCCCGGACGGAGACACCGCTCGAATCGGCATCACCGACTTCGCACAGGACGAACTCGGCGACGTGGTGTTCGTCGAGCTACCGAGCGAGGGCGACGACGTGACGAAGGCCGAGGAGTTCGGCGTCGTGGAGTCGATCAAGGCGGTTTCCGACCTCTATGCACCTGTCTCCGGTGCGGTCGTCGCGGTGAACGAGCGGCTGTTCGACGAGCCGGAACTCGTCAACGACGACCCGTTCGGCGACGGCTGGATGCTGGAGGTCGCCTACGAGGAATCGGACCTCGACGGCCTGCTCACGGCCGAGGAGTACCGCGACCAGACCGAGTAGCGACCACGTCCCCCGTCGCTGGATGGTGGCGAACAGACGGCTGGGTACGCGCGACGGGACGCCGTGCTACCGTCTCGGCCGTCGCGGGCGACTCGTTAGCCCATCGCCGGGAGTGGCGCGGCTTCCTACGTAAACGCTCACCCGAGAGTGCGAGTATCGCCCGAACCGGCCACGTTCGTGGATAGAGGACTCATTCTGACGCTCAGTGTAGCCGCAAACGTGTCTACAGAATCGGGGGTATCAAGAGTCGGGAGCCGTTACACTCGACAATGACAGACGCGGAGGGTTCTCGATGAGCGGTAGCCCGTATGCACCCCACACGACGAGCGAGACGACCGCGATGCTGGACGCCGTCGGCGTCGACAGCGAGGAGGCGCTGTTCGACATTCCGGAGTCGGTCCGCTTCGACGGCGAGTTCGGTATCGACGCGAAGAGCGAACAGGCCGCTCGCCGCGCCGTGGCGTCGAAGCTGGCCGACAACGACGACCTGACCGAGTTCCTCGGGCGGGGCCACTACGACCACTACGTCCCGTCAGTGGTCGACCACCTCGCCGACCGCTCGGAGTTCATCACCTCATACACGCAGTACCAGCCCGAGGTCGCACAGGGGTTCCTGCAGGCGCTGTTCGAGTACCAGTCGATGCTCGTCGAGCTGACCGGGCTCGACGTGGCGAACTGTTCGATGTACGACGCCGCTACGGCCCTCGGCGAGGCCGCGACGCTCGCCGACCGACTGCGCTCGGTGTCGGGCACGCGCGTGCTCGTCCCCGACCTGTTACACGAGGGTCGCCGCGGCGTCCTCGACAACTACGTCGCCGGCGGCGACCTCACCGTCGAGACGTACCCGACGACGGACGGAAACGTCGACCGCGAGGCGCTCGCCGAACGGGTCGACGAGACGACCGCGATGGTGTACGCCGAGAACCCGACCGTCCGGGGCACCATCGAGGAGGGTCTCGACACCGTCGGTGACCTCGCCGACGAACACGACGCGCTGTTCACCCTCGGAACCGATATCGTCGCGCTCGCGCTGCTCGAAGAGCCGGCGAGCGTCGGGGCCGACGTGGTCGTCGGCGACGGGAGCGCGCTCGGTCTCGGCTCCGCCTACGGCTTCGGACTCGGACTGTTCGCCTGCCGCGGGGACAGAGAGTTCCTCCGGCAAGTACCGGGACGACTCGTCGGCGCGAGCGAGGACAGCGACGACCGGCGCGCCTACACGCTGACGCTCCAGACGCGCGAACAGCACATCCGTCGTGAACGGGCCACCTCGAACATCTGCTCGAATCAGGCGTGGGTCGCACTCCGGACGGCGATGCACGTCGCCTCCCTCGGGCCGGACGGACTCGTGGAACTGGCAAACGACAGCGTCCGCCGCGCCCGCGAGACAGCCGCCCGACTCGATGCGCTCACAGGCGTACAGGCCCCGGTTCACGACCGCCACCACTTCCGCGAGTTCGTCGCGCGCGTCGACCAGCCGGCGGAGGCAATCGCCGCCGACCTCGAAGCCGAGGGGTACGCCGTCCACGCCGTCGGCGACCACGAGATTCAGGTCTGCGTGACGGAGACGAACGAGCAGGCACTCGACGGCTTCGTCGCGGCCGTCTCGGAGGTGGTTCGGTGAGCCAACAAGAAGAGCGGCCGGACGCGCAGTCGTCGACGCTCACCTTCGAGCAGGCGTCGTGGGTCGACCCCGACGGCGACCGCTACGAGCCGCTGCTCTCGGAGAAGGGCTCCGAGACCGTCGAGGTGGACTCCGAGCTTCCGGACGACCTGACGCGCGACTCGCTGGCACTCCCGAATCCGTCCGAGCCGGAACTCGCGCGCCACTACACCCGGCTCTCGGAGATGAACTACGGCGTCGAGTCCGGTCCGTTCCCGCTCGGCTCCTGTACGATGAAGTACAACCCGAAGTTCACCGAGGACCTCGCGGCGCGGTCGGACGCCTCGATTCACCCGGACCGCTCCGAGCGGAGCACGCAGGGGACGCTCGGACTCCTGCACGAGCTTCAGACGTATCTCGCCGACATCGGTGGCATGGACGCCGTCACCCTCCAGCCACCTGCCGGTGCGGCGGGTGAGTTCACGGGCATCCTCGTCGCGAAGGCGTACCACGAAGCCAACGGCGACGAGCGCAGCGAGGTCATCATCCCGGAGTCGGCCCACGGGACGAACTTCGCGACCGCCGCGATGGCCGGCTACGACGTGGTCTCGCTCCCCTCGAACGATGCGGGACGCGTCGACACCGAGGCGCTGGAGGCAGCACTCTCCGAGGAGACGGCTGCGCTCATGTTGACGAATCCGAACACGCTCGGCCTGTTCGAGCGGGACATCGAGGAGATCGCCGAGATGGTCCACGACGCCGGCGGTATCCTCTACTACGACGGCGCGAACCTGAACGCCTTACTCGGGCGTGCACGCCCCGGCGACATGGGGTTCGACGTGATGCACTACAACGTCCACAAGACGTTCGCGACGCCCCACGGCGGCGGTGGCCCCGGAGCCGGCCCGGTCGGCGTGACCGAGGAACTCACGGAGTTCCTGCCGGACCCACACGTCCGCGCAACGGAGACGGGCTACGAGACCTACACGCCCGACAGCTCGATTGGGAAGGTCCACGGCTACGACGGCAACTGGCTCGTCCTGCTGAAGGCCCACGCATACATCACCCGGCTCGGCGACGCGGGCCTCGCTGACGCGAGTGCGAAGGCCGTGCTCAACGCCAACTATCTGGCAGAGCAGATCGACTACGAGATCCCGTTCGGCCCCTTCCACCACGAGTTCGTCGCGTCGGCGGGCGAGCAGGACGCCGCCGACGCCGCAAAGCGGATGCTCGATTTCGGCGTCCATCCCCCGACGACGAAGTGGCCCGAAATCGTTCCCGAGGCGCTGATGACGGAACCGACCGAAATCGAGTCGAAGCGCACGCTCGACCAGCTCGCGGCGGCGTTCAACGCGGCGAGCGCCAGCGACACCGACACCATCGAGCACGCGCCGAGCCGCACCGCTGCCGGGCGTATCGACCAGACGAGCGCGGCGCGGAACCCACGGCTCTCGTGGCAGGCGCTCGAAGAAGAGGAGTAGTCGCTTACGCGGCGTTCGTGTCGACCGCCGTCCCGCCGTTCGCGATACGGACGAACCCGTACTCACAATCCGGGCAGTGCCACTTCACCTTCGTGCCGAGATGGACCTTCATCGCGGCCGCACGGTAGAACGTCTTCTCCTCGCCACACTCCGGGCAGTCGCGGTCGAGTTCGAGGCTCATACGCGTACTCTCGTCGCCGGCTACCTGAACGTACCGGATTCTGGCGTCGAGCGCCGATAAACGACATGTCGGGATACGAAAACTGCAGTCGGCTGTTTCTTGACGCCCGCCGTCGAATCCGTGGTATGCACGCCGCAATCAGACCGCTTTCGACATGAGCCGAGCCCATCGCCTCGCCGACAGCGTCGCGACCCTCGACCGACTTCCACTCGCGCGGCTCGCGCTCGCCGTGACGATTACCCTCGCCGGCGTCCACAAGCTCGTTGCGCCGGC
This portion of the Halosegnis longus genome encodes:
- a CDS encoding molybdopterin molybdotransferase MoeA, giving the protein MHDSAIKRVTSLVDARRALTDIVPAPTETATLPLARADGRVLARDAHASDPAPPEPRTTAAGVAVHASATLDAGERTPVRLRESAGPPDEDEATPVSAGEPLPDGATAVVPNGAVETAGGEISVTTPVAEGQNVADVGSDIEPGDPLVPAGTRLTPALLGTLATAGHGNVACYVEPTVGVVPVGRPERVTATGRTLAGLVARWGGHPEARDPVEPESHAVRPALQRDLTRDVIVTVGGTEAGDESVVPGVVDTLGERLVHGVAMAPGRATTLGVVEETPVVSIPGTVVGSLVAATQLVRPALEQAGGGTLSPIPTTEAQLTGKLASVPGERTFARVTLDDETATPVATGAATRWSTVASADGWVAVPEASEGYDAGESVTVERWEL
- a CDS encoding TatD family hydrolase, encoding MQPILDNHLHLDPVNGQGAAAVDDFVNAGGTHLLVLNKPSWHLVGEVDGEAGFRETFDLTVEVTERASEKLPGCAWPVLGVHPGLISQLLDRGYDPEAARDLMQTGLDVAGEYVADGTALAIKSGRPHYDVDDAVWEASNEVLRHAFAVGAEQDCAVQLHTEGGDAFPDIAEWAADAGLPAERVVKHYSEGPIEGATASVIARKDELEAAAESGEPFLMETDFIDDPDRPGAVLGPKTVPRRVTWLREAGYDAAMDQAHVETPKEIYGIDTAATLD
- a CDS encoding sodium:calcium antiporter gives rise to the protein MFFGLVPATPPAAVLVIAATTAVIWLGSGWLEHSADELAAYYGLPAVVQGSVVVAVGSSFPELASVVITALGDSFSMGVGAIVGSAIFNILVIPALAGIAADGPVSADRTIVYKEAQFYMIAVSALVITFALGVIYYPTEVSRLGGQVTRPLAAIPLALYGLYLFIQWQDVSDHEADRVDDVDVWRSWGLLTLGLAFILLGVESLVGAIEVLNASFGIPEFLAGVTILAAATSLPDALVSVRAARGGDGITSLGNVLGSNTFDLLVAIPVGVLIAGSAPISFAVAAPMFGVLTLATILLFTLLRTDLTLTGREASLLAVAYLAFVGWVLAETLGVSSVIVGV
- a CDS encoding NYN domain-containing protein; its protein translation is MDEQARVGVFVDGPNVFREEFDVDLDEIRDTADTEGRLAVKRLYVDEGAPPELIRAAEARGFEVTVTSGDVDVKLAVDMTEFVATGQLDTVVVVSRDTDFKPAVEVANRHGLRTVALAPGEHGRSDALANAAHAHVTLGRTE
- the gcvT gene encoding glycine cleavage system aminomethyltransferase GcvT yields the protein MPLRTPPLRAVHADRGAKFTEFGGWDMPVEFDGIQTEHAAVRSAAGLFDVSHMGQIEVSGPDATELMNRLVSNDVTALDAGDAQYAAITAEDGTMLDDTVVYLLPDGETYLFVPNAGGDDDIFDRWVGHRDRWNFDATVENATEEYAMFALQGPDAVAVADDLADAALDGLSRFTVTDATLAGAECLVARTGYTGEDGVELLASQTDAETVWNAIADTGEGTVQPCGLGARDTLRIEAGFLLAGQDFHPETNPRTPFEAGIDFAVDLDTEFVGRDALAEATDPDERFTGFTLTERGVPRHGYDIVNTDNHVVGTVTSGTMSPTLGEPLGMGYLPTEYAGPGTNLRVVVRGSQKDARVQQLPFYKP
- the gcvH gene encoding glycine cleavage system protein GcvH, whose amino-acid sequence is MSFDIDTDCRYLESHEWVRPDGDTARIGITDFAQDELGDVVFVELPSEGDDVTKAEEFGVVESIKAVSDLYAPVSGAVVAVNERLFDEPELVNDDPFGDGWMLEVAYEESDLDGLLTAEEYRDQTE
- the gcvPA gene encoding aminomethyl-transferring glycine dehydrogenase subunit GcvPA, which gives rise to MSGSPYAPHTTSETTAMLDAVGVDSEEALFDIPESVRFDGEFGIDAKSEQAARRAVASKLADNDDLTEFLGRGHYDHYVPSVVDHLADRSEFITSYTQYQPEVAQGFLQALFEYQSMLVELTGLDVANCSMYDAATALGEAATLADRLRSVSGTRVLVPDLLHEGRRGVLDNYVAGGDLTVETYPTTDGNVDREALAERVDETTAMVYAENPTVRGTIEEGLDTVGDLADEHDALFTLGTDIVALALLEEPASVGADVVVGDGSALGLGSAYGFGLGLFACRGDREFLRQVPGRLVGASEDSDDRRAYTLTLQTREQHIRRERATSNICSNQAWVALRTAMHVASLGPDGLVELANDSVRRARETAARLDALTGVQAPVHDRHHFREFVARVDQPAEAIAADLEAEGYAVHAVGDHEIQVCVTETNEQALDGFVAAVSEVVR
- the gcvPB gene encoding aminomethyl-transferring glycine dehydrogenase subunit GcvPB encodes the protein MLSEKGSETVEVDSELPDDLTRDSLALPNPSEPELARHYTRLSEMNYGVESGPFPLGSCTMKYNPKFTEDLAARSDASIHPDRSERSTQGTLGLLHELQTYLADIGGMDAVTLQPPAGAAGEFTGILVAKAYHEANGDERSEVIIPESAHGTNFATAAMAGYDVVSLPSNDAGRVDTEALEAALSEETAALMLTNPNTLGLFERDIEEIAEMVHDAGGILYYDGANLNALLGRARPGDMGFDVMHYNVHKTFATPHGGGGPGAGPVGVTEELTEFLPDPHVRATETGYETYTPDSSIGKVHGYDGNWLVLLKAHAYITRLGDAGLADASAKAVLNANYLAEQIDYEIPFGPFHHEFVASAGEQDAADAAKRMLDFGVHPPTTKWPEIVPEALMTEPTEIESKRTLDQLAAAFNAASASDTDTIEHAPSRTAAGRIDQTSAARNPRLSWQALEEEE
- a CDS encoding DUF7838 family putative zinc beta-ribbon protein, with amino-acid sequence MSLELDRDCPECGEEKTFYRAAAMKVHLGTKVKWHCPDCEYGFVRIANGGTAVDTNAA